In one Dreissena polymorpha isolate Duluth1 chromosome 7, UMN_Dpol_1.0, whole genome shotgun sequence genomic region, the following are encoded:
- the LOC127839522 gene encoding uncharacterized protein LOC127839522 — MFQNINIMLISDYIIQLRHQTHPCTGIVPCQSYSMSLTLIAVIPLLTTQLLCACAFDVFTGNDADKDRADFLPENSYQSRLREAGAYNSLNTLIARYINRLQGEEMARERELLNEFYPKLVMPYPEDFSSKQDVIGHRQEKRKVFWQPLGYGGSSSGADSDTSSTNGRQMFRYGK; from the exons atgtttcaaaatataaacataatgttaATATCAGATTATATAATC CAACTGAGACACCAAACTCATCCCTGTACTGGAATCGTGCCCTGTCAATCATACAGCATGTCTCTCACACTTATAGCCGTTATTCCACTTCTGACCACACAGTTGTTGTGCGCTTGCGCATTTGACGTTTTCACTGGAAACGACGCAGATAAGGACAGAGCGGACTTTTTACCAGAAAACAGTTACCAATCTCGCCTGAGAGAGGCGGGCGCTTATAactctttaaacacactgattgcTCGCTATATCAACAGACTACAAGGAGAGGAGATGGCACGAGAAAGAGAACTACTGAATGAGTTTTATCCAAAATTAGTTATGCCTTATCCAGAAGATTTTTCATCGAAGCAAGACGTTATCGGACATAGACAGGAGAAGAGGAAAGTGTTTTGGCAACCGTTGGGATATGGGGGATCTAGTTCCGGTGCAGACAGCGACACATCATCGACTAACGGTCGACAAATGTTCCGTTATGGCAAATAG